The Chloroflexota bacterium DNA segment TTCTCAACAAGTTCATGCTTCAGGGTGGGCATGGAGAGAGGCGTACTGTGGTCATTCTGAAGGCCCGGGTCGCTATTGCTTCGTGCCACTAGACCCTTCGCTACCCCTTGCCTTTCCCTTCGTGAGGGGTCAGGGCTTCGGCTCAGGGTGACAGCATCAGTACTGAGGCTGGCCGTACAGCGATTCCCTTTCCAAAGGATCAACACAGTGGACCAGGCCCAGCTCCAGGCACAGGCTCTTGATGGTCGTCTCATGCCAGTCGCCGCGAGGCTCCCACACCAAGAGAAACCCCGTGTCCTTCGCAATCCTGAAGAACCTCCGCATGTTGTCCATGTTTTCCGGCGTCTCTCCGAAGCTCGGCGGGCACTGAAAGACGATAACTCTGGCCTGTAGCGCCTGGGCGAATCTCCTGGTCTCCTCCCAGGCCTGGCGCACCTCTTCGCTGGGTCTGAAGAAGCCGTAACGCTCCGCGCTGTCTGGCGGGATCTTCAGGCCTGCCTTGCGGTAGGTGGGGCTGGTGGTGGGGTGGGTTATCAATTACCAGGCCTTGAGGGTGAACTCGAAGTCAGCGGGCGCTTGGGAGCGCCACTTGAGTGCCGTTTCGAGTTTGGGCAGCTTGTAGAAGGTCTGCTGCACCTCCACCAGTCTGAAGTGGCCGAAGTAATTTCTCATGCCGCCGGAAAAACCGCAGCAGCCAACCTTAACTTCCGGCAACTGCTTCACCTGCGAGGTTGCTTATTAACGTCGTTCTGATCTGAGGGTGTCTGAGAACTTACTGAAACGGGTAGCCTAGAGCATCTGCTCTAGGCGAGGTTGGAGCGGATGCTCCAACCTACCCCAAGTTCTCGGACTGCCTCGATTTTCCCAAGGGAAGGACGACGGAGATTGATTGGCTAGTCGGTTACCTGGCAGCCACCAAGGATACTGATGGCATTTATATGTATTGCCTTTGGGGAGGCCGGAAGCGCTTCTTTGGTGCGAGCGCGCTTCACCTCTCTGCCTCCCAGTATGGAAACCCCGGAGAGGCTGACTGGTGTATTCTCTGGCACAAGAAACTTGTTACCCCCGAAGAAGGAGAATGCCACAACCCGTGTCACGTCCTCTTCCAACTCGGCCTGACGAAAATCGACTTCCGCACCGCCCACAATAGCAATCGACCAGAACTTCTTACCCGGACGCCAGGGGCCCTGCCCCAGCTTTGAGCCACCCAAAAAGGCGAAGTTCATCACCGTTTGTGCCTCCTTATGTCAGAATTGCCCGCGTGCTGGGTGCCAGAGGGCGATAATTTCCCTAAGCGACAAGGGGGGATGGAAGGCGGGCACATTCTGGTTATATCATGGCGATGAAAGTCGTGTCAATTGCCGGTGTGGTGAGTGATTTTATCAATTTCCCATTCCCCTTGAAGGTTCGTTGAGAGTCTGTCTTGGCAGTCGAAGGCAAGGAAGAATCCGATGGGGTAGATTGCCTGACGTCAGGCAATCTACCCCATCGCTAACCAGTGTTACGGCGCTTCGCTCTCAGGCAGTAATTGGCACCGGGCCAGCCGAGTATTTGGGCGAAAAACCCCAGTCCGACGGCGGCCAGTAAGTAACCCATACCCGGCCCACTATCTTGCTGCGCGGCACGGGGCCGAAGACATGGGAGCCCGTGGTACTGCTGCGGTTATCGCCGATAACCCAATAGTGGCCCTTAGGAACCGTTACTGAGTAATCTGGGTAGGGGATGGAAGAAAAACCCGGTTTCTCCTGAAGCCGGTAGCCATTGATATAGAGCTCGCCCCCCTTGATCTCCACCTTCTCTCCTGGCATACCGATTATCCTTTTGATCAGAAGGACTCCGTTTGACTGGGGGTTGTGGAAGACGATGACATCGCCTCTTGCCGGAGAGCGGAAATGGTAGGTTAACTTGTCCACTATCAGGTACTCCCTATTGTGAAAGAGGGGCTCCATGCTGCTTCCCTCCACTTTGTAGCTCTGCAGGCTGAATCGCAGCATGCCAAAGATGAGCAAGAACGCAAGTATTAAGAGTATGACCTGGCGTAGATTCACCTCTATCCTCTTCGCTTTCTAACTATACAGGGAATTGTAAGCCATTTGGCCACGCTATTCCAGTCCGAGTCCCATGGTTGTTTATCAATGTCATTCTCACGAAAATACCGGTAGAGAGGCTACCTTCCAGACTGTCATCCCCGCGGAAGAGGGAATCCAGGAACCCTGTGACGGCAGCCCGCCGCGTCATTTTCATTCCTTGTGGTGCTGGCTGCAAGCCAGAATGAGAAATTGCTAAGAGAGCCCGCCGCTTTCATGTCTTGTGGTGCTGGCATGAGCCAGCATGGGTGATTCTGAGGAGTCCGCCTCAGAGGCTGTGAATTTAGTGCCCCTTCAAAGCTGGAAATCGTGAGTTGCCGAAGCTACGGCCCGCATTTCTTCACAAGCTCTGCGGCGGCTCAGGGTGACACGACTGCGTTGATAAACAATCTCAGTCTCGTGGGGGGTAGTGGGGTTATAGCCAAGGACATCACCTGTCCTTCCGCCCACGACCTCTGGATTCTATCCTCCGCAATGACTGCTCATCGAAGCCGAAGTGGTGGGCTATTTCATGTTGGAGAACCCTTCGTATCTCGGCGGCAATCTCTTTGTCGCTGTGGCACTTGTACTCAATGGGCTTTTGGAAAAGGGTTATCTTATCCGGCGGCACCATGCTGTATCCTCTGGTGCGTTCTATCTGAGGCACTCCTTCATAAAGGCCGAGCAGGGTCATGCCGGGTCGTGTCCTGCCGAGTTGCGCCCGGGTAGGATAGTCTTGCACCGTCACATCGACATTGTCCAGCATATCCCGAAACTCCTCGGGCAGCTCACTCAATGCCGTGGCTACTAACTCTTCAAACTGTTCTCTCTCCAAGGCTTATCCCTTTCCGGTGCTGACGGGGACTGGCGAGGCAGAACGCTAAGCTACGGAGTATCCGGATCGACATGCCGTCCCCAACCGAAAATTGTTTAGGCTGAAGTTGGCCCAGGACCAGCTACAGGCCCTTATCAGCAATATAGCTGATGAGATCGGCCATACGGCAGCTATAGCCCCACTCGTTGTCATACCAGGCAAGCACCTTCACCATATTGCCGGCGATCACCATGGTGCTAAGAGCATCTACAATGGAGCTGGCAGAGTTGCCCCTGAAATCACTGCTCACCAGCGGCTCTTCGCAATACTCCATGATGCCCTTGAGCGAACCCTCAGCGGCTGTGCGGAAAGCCTTATTCACTTCCTCGGCGGTGACCTGTTTCTCCAGGTCAGCCACCAGGTCGCACAGCGATACTGTGGGAACAGGAACCCTGAAGGCAACTCCGTGAAGTCTGCCCTTTAGCTCGGGTATGACCTGGGTCACGGCGGTGGCGGCGCCGGTGGTGGTGGGGACGATGTTCAGGGCAGCCGCTCGGGCGCGGCGGAGGTCGCGGTGAAACATGTCCAGTATCCTCTGATCATTGGTGTAGGCGTGAATGGTGGACATCAAGCCCTTGCTCAACCCGAAGTTGTGGTGCAGGACCTTGACCACCGGAGCAATGCAGTTGGTGGTGCAGGAAGCGTTGGAAAGGACGCGGTGCTTGGCGGGCTGGTACTTGTCCTCATTGACACCCAGGACAATGGTAATATCTTCGCCCTTGGTTGGTGCCGAGATGATCACCTTCTTGGCCCCACCTTGGAAATGGGCGGCTGCCTTGGCTCCGTCGGTGAACAGCCCGGTGGACTCGATGACGACCTCGACCCCGTAGTCAACCCACCTGATCTTGCCAGGGTCCCGTTCTGCTAGCACCTTTACCTTCTGGCCATCGACGACCATCAAGTCCCCGCTTGCCTCGACCTTGCCCGGATAAATCCCGTAGGTGCTGTCGTACTTGAGGAGATGGGCATTAGTCTCGGCATCGGTCAGGTCGTTGATAGCCACCACTTGCAGCTTCTGGGGATAGTTCTGCATGATTGCTTTAAGAGCCAGCCTGCCGATGCGTCCAAAGCCATTGATCCCGATTTTGGTAGCCATATCCTTACCCTCTTTGCTTATGATCAATTTGGGACATTACGCCACAGAGAACTGCCTATGGCAGCCTAAAACGTATATATGCTGGTTTTCCCGAGCACAGATTTACTTATGTCGTCTTGCCCAGCGGGTCTTCTTGAGCAACTTCTTGTGCTTGTGTTTTGCCATTTTCTTCTGGCGCCACTTACGCACCGAGCCCATAAGAGTTACCTTTCATACAGTCTCCTGCTTGCCTACTACTCGTTGACCACACCTTGGCATAATACCATATCCAGGGAGTCCCTGCCTTCGTGCCAGATGTGGTGTCAATACTTAATCAGGATTTCCTTCTTCAGGGTCATAACTGCGAGACACCTGCATCCTGAAATATGATAGCACCAATGCGTCAATAGCAAAAGTCCCGAACGTAGTGGACGACTTTTGTAGCCCGGCGGCGCTGCAATTCCGTCAGAAACAGAGATGGTGACAGCGGCGAGCCTCATTTAGCCCCCGCTGCGCTATAGAGAAGTATGCCGTTGCGGCGATACCTTTGCGCCTTTCCCTCATCACATAGCGGTTCCAGGTGGGCAAGGGCCGACATGACGGCCAGCCGCTTGTCCAAGGGAAGGAGCTGTTCAAAGGACAGAGTAACGCCGTTTACTATCCAAGGGATCTTGAAAGATACCTGGTAGGCTGTCTGTGCCCCTTCTTTCAAGACATTGATAATGGCTGCCTTTCTTTCCTCCTGGTGAAGACGCAACTCTCTGATCCTTTGCCTGACGTTGGGAAAGGGATACTCGTGCGCCGGAAGGGCGAGATCAACATCCAGTTGTTCCACAACTGTCAGAGAATGAAGGTAATTGCGGAGAGGGTCTTTCCCCGACTGGGGATGCAGACCGACATTAGGGAATATGGTGGGCAACAGGTGGTCACCGGAGAGCAAGATCCGCCGCTTCGACTCATAAAGGCAAACATGTCCTGGGGAATGACCGGGTGTCCATATAACTTCGAAATTGAAAGGGCCTTGGGAAATCCTTTCACCGCCGTGGAGGGTTATCTCAGGCGAGATAGGGAGCACATATTTCCTTACCTCCAGGGAAGCCTTCTGAAGCCGAGGCAGTTCCTCGTCGGGTACGCCATGGAGGCGAAGCCACCCGGCCGTTTCAGCCAGCAGGGCATCCATGTTTACGTATCTGGAATCGATGAAGTCTTTCTCTAGCTGATGCAGGGCGACCTTGGCATTGGATAGCTGTTTCAGCTTGCCCGCCAGTCCAAAGTGGTCGGGATGGAAGTGAGTAATAATTATTTGGCTGAGGCTGTCAAGACCGACACCGATCTGGCCAAGTTGATTCTCCAGGGCAGAGAAGGCCTTCCTGGTGTCCCAGCCAGTGTCTACCAGAAGCCAGCCGTTTTGCCCCTGGATGAGGTAGGCGTTGACATCAGCCAGCGTAGCGTTGGGGACCGGTGCTGGTAGCTTTAGCTGATGTATGCCCGGGACTATTTCCATCTTTGCTCCCTAAGCTTGAGAAAGGCCGCCTTCCCAGCGTAATGGCCGTTTGAGCCCAGTTCCTCTTCTATCCTGAGGAGGCGGTTGTATTTGCAGGTGCGTTCTGAGCGGCAGGGGGCGCCAGCTTTTATCTGGCCCGTGTTCAGGGCTACAGCCAGATCGGCTATGGTGGTGTCTTCGGTCTCGCCGGAGCGGTGACTGATCACGGTGGTCCAGCCTGCCTCATGTGCTCTCCTGACCACCGCGATGGCCTCTGTCAAAGTGCCTACCTGATTCGGCTTGATGAGGATGGAATTAGAGGCCCCCGCAGCCACACCACGCTCCAGGCGCTGCATGTTGGTAGCATAGAGGTCGTCCCCCACAAGCTGGACTTTCTGGCCCAGCTTCCGTTGCAGCGATTGCCAGCCCTGCCAATCGTCCTCTGCCAGGCCGTCCTCAATGCTGACAATCGGGTAATCTGACACCCATCCAGCATAATAATCAACCATCTCCTGGCTGCTAAGCCTTTTCCCTTCTCTGGCCAGCACGTATTCGTCGTCTTGATAGAAGCTACTGGCCGCGGGGTCCAGGGCGATGAAGCAGTCCCTGCCGGGACGGTAGCCCGCCATCTCAGCAGCAGCCAGGATCAACTCCACGGCTTCCCTGTTCGATTGCAGCGAAGGGGCAAACCCACCCTCATCCCCGACGTTGGTGTTCAGTCCTTTTCCCCTCAGCACCGATCGTAAGGCAGAGTAGATTTCACTGCCGGCCCGGTAGGCATCGGCGAAGCTCCCTACGCCAGCAGGGACTATCATGAATTCCTGCATATCAGTGGAACCGGGCGCATGTTTACCCCCGTTGAGGATATTCATCAGCGGCACAGGCAGAGTGTGTGCCTCATCAGCAGCGAGATAGCGATATAGGGGGACGCCTGAGAATCTGGCAGCGGCGTGAGCTACAGCTAATGATACCGCCAGGATAGCATTGGCCCCTAGCCTGGACTTATCAGGGGTGCCATCAAGGCCTATCATCCTTTGGTCCACAGCAGCCTGCTCCAGGGCGGACATGCCAAGTATGGCCGGGCGAAGGCGTTCATGAATATTGGCTATTGCTTTAAGCACACCCAAGCCATTAAACCGTTTCTTGTCCCCGTCGCGCAGTTCCACCGCCTCATGAATACCGGTGCTTGCCCCGGAGGGCACAGCGGCCACCCCCACAGTGCCGTCGGCCAGGACCACCTCAACCTCAACTGTGGGGTTACCTCTGGAATCGAGGATTTCCCTGGCCTTAATGTCCGCAATGGCTGATGGTTTCGACTTCACGATTCTAGGCCTTCTTCTCCAGAGCCTTGGCAAGATCAATAGCCTTCTCCACTGCGTCCTCAGCGTCCTCCGCCGGGACTATGGAAGCATCTGTTTGCCCATCTATGAATAAGCCCCACGTGTTTATTCCGACCACGGGAATACCGCTCTGGTGGGCGGAAGCGATTTCAGAAAGAGTGCCGTAGCTACCGTGAATGGCGATTATAGCCTGAGACGACTTGACTACGATGACGTTGCGCGCCTGACCGAGGCCCGTAACTATGGGGATATCTACATAGGGGTTAGCTGCATGGCGATCATCTCCAGGCAGGATACCTATGGTCGTGCCTCCCGCCAACTTCGCCCCTTTGCAGGCCGCCTCCATCACCCCCCAAAGCCCACCGCATACCAAAGTGACTCCTCGCCTGGCCAGTCCCCGCCCCACCGCTTCAGCAAGCTCAGCGTCTTTGGCAGAGCACTGACCTCCTCCGATAACTCCAATCAGCATTTATACGGTCTTGCTATAGATGCACTCCTGGCTCAGCCAAGCCCGGCGGGCGAATCATAACATTCCGCCTGGAGCAACTCCTTCTCAATACTCGATGATGGCTATTACCATCCCTGTCTTAACTGTTTGACCCGAGGAAACCTGGATCTCCTTCACCACGCCTGAAACGGGAGAGAGTATGGGATTCTCCATCTTCATCGATTCCAAGACACAGAGGACATCTCCTTCACTAATACGGCTTCCCACACTTACATGGACTTCCATTATCTTTCCAGCTAGAGGCACCTTCACAGTCTCGAGTGCCAAGGTACTGCCCCCCTTTCATCAAGGATTAAACATGAGGCCTTTAAGGATTATAGTTCCCCCTCACTCATGCAGTCAATTTGGTTCGCGGGATATGTTGCCCTGCAAGCCTGTCACTTCTCCGGTCCATCATGTCGTCAGGCGTGACACAGGCCAGACGCCCAGGTTCAAGTAGGGCGAGGATCGCCTACTCTTGGGAGTATCTTCTGACCTCGAAGCGATACAATTTCACAGGTTCGCGGGCTGGAATGCCCGCTTTGCGGCGGCAAATATCGATTTGTTCCTCTACGGTGTTAACCCCTTCCAAATCGGGGAGGAGAAGCCCCCTGCGCCCCCCGCTCTGCACAATGACCCCATATCTTTTCGGATCAAGCTGATCAGGGCCCGACACTGGCTCCGGCGGGGTGAGAATGTCCACACTGTAACGCAGGTGAGGAAGCTCAGCAGTATTCACTGGAAGAAAACGAGGATCACGGGTGGCCGAGCTTACAGCATTATTGATGATCTCCTCAGCCACGTTTGTTGTGGCAGGCTCGAAGGTGCCGATGCAGCCTCGGAGTTCGCCGTGCATTTTTATGGAAACGAATACGCCGGCGCGCTCCTTCATCTCAGGGGCAAGTTCTTTAGGACGAGGCAGCCGCCTTTCTCTGACGTAGCTTTCCACTGTCTCCTTGGCCAGGCGAACCACGGGATGCAGTTCTTTCTTCTTTTTCTCACCGTCAGGACTCATCTATCCCCTCCCTTCAGCGGCGCTTCTCCTGATATTGAGGTCAGCACCGCAAAACTTGCATCTGGAATCTTGATCTTGCAAGCCGACCAAACGGGTATGGTAGCCTACCCGGTCTATGACCAGATGGCCGCAGGAATAACACAGGGTACTCTCGTTGGCGTGACCGGGCACGTTTCCCGTGTAGATGAAACGTAACCCCTCCTGCTTTCCGATAGCCACGGCCCGTTCCAGGGTGGCTACCGGGGTGGGGGGCAAATGATCCATGCGGTACTGGGGATAGAAGCGGGTGACATGCCAGGGCGTTAGCTCTCCCAGGTCGTCCCTGATCCAGGTGGCTATCCCCCTCAGTTGCTCCTCATCGTCGTTCATGGTGGGGATGATATTGGTGACCACCTCGACGTGCATGCCCCATTTCTCTTTGGCACGCTTGGCGACTTCCAGGATGCCCCGCCACTGCGATATTTTGGCCAAGCGGCGATAAAGTTCATCGGAGAAGCCTTTGATGTCCACTCTCCAGGCATCAAGATAGGGGCCGATGGCATCCAGCGCCTCCGGCGTGGCGTAGCCGTTGGTGACATAGACGGTGTAGAGATGGCTTTCCTTTGCCAGCCTGGCCGAATCCAGGGTGTATTCGAACCAGATGGCTGGCTCATTGTAGGTCCAGGCGATACCCTGGCAATGGCGGCGCTTGGTCGAGTCTATGGCGGCCTGGGGGAGGATCAGGTCAGGGCCGGAACCCGAAGGCAGCTCGGTGCAAGAGATCTGCCAGTTTTGACAGTGCTGGCAGTGGAAATTACACCCCCAACTGCCCAGGGAGAAGACCTGGGTGCCAGGGAAGAAATGGAAGAGAGGTTTTTTCTCGATGGGATCAGCGGCGACTGAGGAGACCCGGGCATAGTTCAGGGTGTAGAGCTTGCCATCCTTGTTCTGGCGCATCTTGCATACCCCGAGCTTGCCGGGGCCGATAGCACAGCGCCACTGACAGACATGGCAGCGCACCCGGGAACCGGGGAGCCTGTCATAGAGGAGCGCCTCATGCGAGTCTTCCACACCCCCACTATAAACCTACAGCGGTTATTAATCAACCCCCCTCGCCAAGGGGGAGAGGGAGGAAAGCACTGGCAGGTAGCTATATAGTTCCGCGTAGCAGCCGGGATTCTTCACTCCGCTCAGAATGACATACTTGGCTCAGAATCACCCATGCTGGCTCACACCAGCACCGCCAAAGAACGAAAATGACGAGGCAGGCTGCCGTCACAGGGTTCCTGGATTCCCGCGGAAGCGGGAATCCGTCATGCCCATTTACATGGGCACCACGAAGTAGGAAAATGGCTGTGCGCTGGCAATGGAAGGAGTTCGTCTTGCCATTGGTGCCGCGAGCCTGAGCGCCTATTTTCGGAAGAATGACAGCGGAATTGGTAGGCCGAGCCCACCCTACCGGCTGTCACTTGACCATCGCGGGCGGGCAGGTTGGGAAACCTGCCCTACGGCTCAGAATGACATGCTCCGCTCAGAATGGCATATATGGACGCTGTCACCTGTCACCCTGAGCCGCCGCAGGCGGAGAGGGGGGCGCACTTCGTGGATCAAGGTGACTGTCATTTCGGCAAGTAAGCGCTAGTTGGGCATAATGAGTGAGGTTCTTCTCCGCTTGGGGCGGAGAAGAACCTCACGTTAACGGAGCACCAGTTATCTTCTACATTACCTGACGCCGGTGGCGAGCCTTCTCCTCACTATCCAGATTAGGGACCCACCGAAGATGATTGCCATGGCAATCATCCCCCACCGGGATAGGCCAGGAACTGCCTGGACCGGGATGGGTGGAGGCTCTTTGAAGGTGATCGTATTGGAGCCGGTATCGGTCACTTCGGGGCCGGTCGGCGGTATGCCCACTGCCGTAGCGCTGTTGTCCACTCGGCCAGCGTTGATATCGTCCTGGGTTAAGGTGTAGCTGCCGGTGAAGGTGGTGCTGTCGGAGGCACCGGGAGCCAGAGAGGCAATGAGGCCACCCTGTACCGTTACCTTGGGATCGGTCACCACGACATTGGTCAGGGTGACATTGCCGGTGTTGGTCACCGTGAAGGTGTAGTTGATCTTATCGCCCGGGTTGGCCTGGTCGTCAGGAGCTACCACCGTCAT contains these protein-coding regions:
- a CDS encoding DUF72 domain-containing protein, which produces MITHPTTSPTYRKAGLKIPPDSAERYGFFRPSEEVRQAWEETRRFAQALQARVIVFQCPPSFGETPENMDNMRRFFRIAKDTGFLLVWEPRGDWHETTIKSLCLELGLVHCVDPLERESLYGQPQY
- a CDS encoding DUF72 domain-containing protein is translated as MPEVKVGCCGFSGGMRNYFGHFRLVEVQQTFYKLPKLETALKWRSQAPADFEFTLKAW
- the lepB gene encoding signal peptidase I; amino-acid sequence: MNLRQVILLILAFLLIFGMLRFSLQSYKVEGSSMEPLFHNREYLIVDKLTYHFRSPARGDVIVFHNPQSNGVLLIKRIIGMPGEKVEIKGGELYINGYRLQEKPGFSSIPYPDYSVTVPKGHYWVIGDNRSSTTGSHVFGPVPRSKIVGRVWVTYWPPSDWGFSPKYSAGPVPITA
- a CDS encoding metallopeptidase family protein, whose protein sequence is MLDNVDVTVQDYPTRAQLGRTRPGMTLLGLYEGVPQIERTRGYSMVPPDKITLFQKPIEYKCHSDKEIAAEIRRVLQHEIAHHFGFDEQSLRRIESRGRGRKDR
- the gap gene encoding type I glyceraldehyde-3-phosphate dehydrogenase → MATKIGINGFGRIGRLALKAIMQNYPQKLQVVAINDLTDAETNAHLLKYDSTYGIYPGKVEASGDLMVVDGQKVKVLAERDPGKIRWVDYGVEVVIESTGLFTDGAKAAAHFQGGAKKVIISAPTKGEDITIVLGVNEDKYQPAKHRVLSNASCTTNCIAPVVKVLHHNFGLSKGLMSTIHAYTNDQRILDMFHRDLRRARAAALNIVPTTTGAATAVTQVIPELKGRLHGVAFRVPVPTVSLCDLVADLEKQVTAEEVNKAFRTAAEGSLKGIMEYCEEPLVSSDFRGNSASSIVDALSTMVIAGNMVKVLAWYDNEWGYSCRMADLISYIADKGL
- a CDS encoding AURKAIP1/COX24 domain-containing protein → MGSVRKWRQKKMAKHKHKKLLKKTRWARRHK
- a CDS encoding MBL fold metallo-hydrolase, with product MEIVPGIHQLKLPAPVPNATLADVNAYLIQGQNGWLLVDTGWDTRKAFSALENQLGQIGVGLDSLSQIIITHFHPDHFGLAGKLKQLSNAKVALHQLEKDFIDSRYVNMDALLAETAGWLRLHGVPDEELPRLQKASLEVRKYVLPISPEITLHGGERISQGPFNFEVIWTPGHSPGHVCLYESKRRILLSGDHLLPTIFPNVGLHPQSGKDPLRNYLHSLTVVEQLDVDLALPAHEYPFPNVRQRIRELRLHQEERKAAIINVLKEGAQTAYQVSFKIPWIVNGVTLSFEQLLPLDKRLAVMSALAHLEPLCDEGKAQRYRRNGILLYSAAGAK
- a CDS encoding phosphopyruvate hydratase; its protein translation is MKSKPSAIADIKAREILDSRGNPTVEVEVVLADGTVGVAAVPSGASTGIHEAVELRDGDKKRFNGLGVLKAIANIHERLRPAILGMSALEQAAVDQRMIGLDGTPDKSRLGANAILAVSLAVAHAAARFSGVPLYRYLAADEAHTLPVPLMNILNGGKHAPGSTDMQEFMIVPAGVGSFADAYRAGSEIYSALRSVLRGKGLNTNVGDEGGFAPSLQSNREAVELILAAAEMAGYRPGRDCFIALDPAASSFYQDDEYVLAREGKRLSSQEMVDYYAGWVSDYPIVSIEDGLAEDDWQGWQSLQRKLGQKVQLVGDDLYATNMQRLERGVAAGASNSILIKPNQVGTLTEAIAVVRRAHEAGWTTVISHRSGETEDTTIADLAVALNTGQIKAGAPCRSERTCKYNRLLRIEEELGSNGHYAGKAAFLKLREQRWK
- a CDS encoding TIGR00725 family protein, with protein sequence MLIGVIGGGQCSAKDAELAEAVGRGLARRGVTLVCGGLWGVMEAACKGAKLAGGTTIGILPGDDRHAANPYVDIPIVTGLGQARNVIVVKSSQAIIAIHGSYGTLSEIASAHQSGIPVVGINTWGLFIDGQTDASIVPAEDAEDAVEKAIDLAKALEKKA
- a CDS encoding biotin/lipoyl-binding protein; this encodes MEVHVSVGSRISEGDVLCVLESMKMENPILSPVSGVVKEIQVSSGQTVKTGMVIAIIEY
- the amrA gene encoding AmmeMemoRadiSam system protein A → MSPDGEKKKKELHPVVRLAKETVESYVRERRLPRPKELAPEMKERAGVFVSIKMHGELRGCIGTFEPATTNVAEEIINNAVSSATRDPRFLPVNTAELPHLRYSVDILTPPEPVSGPDQLDPKRYGVIVQSGGRRGLLLPDLEGVNTVEEQIDICRRKAGIPAREPVKLYRFEVRRYSQE
- the amrS gene encoding AmmeMemoRadiSam system radical SAM enzyme, producing MEDSHEALLYDRLPGSRVRCHVCQWRCAIGPGKLGVCKMRQNKDGKLYTLNYARVSSVAADPIEKKPLFHFFPGTQVFSLGSWGCNFHCQHCQNWQISCTELPSGSGPDLILPQAAIDSTKRRHCQGIAWTYNEPAIWFEYTLDSARLAKESHLYTVYVTNGYATPEALDAIGPYLDAWRVDIKGFSDELYRRLAKISQWRGILEVAKRAKEKWGMHVEVVTNIIPTMNDDEEQLRGIATWIRDDLGELTPWHVTRFYPQYRMDHLPPTPVATLERAVAIGKQEGLRFIYTGNVPGHANESTLCYSCGHLVIDRVGYHTRLVGLQDQDSRCKFCGADLNIRRSAAEGRG
- a CDS encoding IPTL-CTERM sorting domain-containing protein codes for the protein MTVVAPDDQANPGDKINYTFTVTNTGNVTLTNVVVTDPKVTVQGGLIASLAPGASDSTTFTGSYTLTQDDINAGRVDNSATAVGIPPTGPEVTDTGSNTITFKEPPPIPVQAVPGLSRWGMIAMAIIFGGSLIWIVRRRLATGVR